One segment of Toxotes jaculatrix isolate fToxJac2 chromosome 8, fToxJac2.pri, whole genome shotgun sequence DNA contains the following:
- the megf8 gene encoding multiple epidermal growth factor-like domains protein 8 isoform X2, which yields MPVMASPLPVSVILVTLLLAKSPVCQAGDCKGHRQVLRGPPGYVTDGPGNYSVNGNCEWLIKAPSNSHRIVLNFTFMDTECTYDYLFVYDGDSYQSPLLASLSGNTLPQPIEAKSGKMLLHLFSDANYNLLGFNATYTFSLCPGACGGHGRCDSSTSKCQCHQDWGGAACTSPLCSKECSVNGQCDKKGERCLCNPGYLGQSCQLGLHDDNGVGQWWRVSEGNPYTPPRTGSAGVYLSSTGAMYLFGGFDLNRALGDLIKYNFTSSQWDSRSYGHSPVARHSHTAVEWMGNMVIFGGELANGSLANDVWMYRPLHDDWQQLGFSNTRGAPKLANHAAAVVDDYLYVFGGRTEEDMFSSSLYRFGLRGSGRWETVQPTGGKPPATAGHSMVFHSPSRTLLVYGGHRPTTARFSVRVNNTDVFHVDRRFWTSFRSRFPATGPRERAFHSATVIGNYMVVYGGNVHIHYQEEKCYDEEIFFYHLGCHQWVSAGERWSLRGDSVRGRYSHVAAVMEGRVLLVAGGYSGVARGDLVAYKVPLFVSSDQGDRDAVCAEALDESMCLKNPECSWCEGRCREYQPTNPCGSTGCLGLARFLSDCQSCLVFSGTPAFLARAPGEFGWCVQNESCLPVSERSACRVDQISGAYGWWGERTLFLTSLHSCRTENYVPGLHLLTFQHPRNDSQPDKVSILRSTNIILSPTTEMDVALQFRGFIHPLWGAPPPAPPPTETVSMWARIQRLHFEARMASGPNSSQLEVVGRWAAQQEKELKLLARTDGSRLFSNLTRGNHYLVQAEGYLNNSGSGQTSEMALIWNRTLPGGSEISFLFLEPYRSGSCSGYMSCLACLSDQSCGWCPSLSRCLLRDGPDLELCPEGEKGEGKGEDERHLLLAPQQCTLCEEYRDCSACTQDPYCEWQINSSKKGDYQCSRRGRLDGSIRDPRGCPRVCNQRKTCGECLSNSSQCAWCESAQACFYFAAYLTKYPYGECRDWYDSVHSVPQCKQCSALNTCTDCLRTFQCGWCGDYNNPTIGKCLRGDWAGMDDPSVYNCSVAVAEARAANPEPQTSAPPRPLEMEMELEHLDDEEQDAIWSYPTCPDVEECRLGLHNCHPFATCINTPTSYECHCERGYTGDGTLHCNQTCYNECREGQCSGSPRFECECSLGWTSDPATLVLSGVECDVDCGCNFHSTCITAPGICDECQDWTTGPHCEHCRPGSFGSALAGGGGCVPCECNGHGDPLRGYCHNQTGQCYCTHNTQGPHCESCLPGYYGDPRNNGTCYRQCQGRSVLLSSTSSSAIPLSSSLGWRSGTEGKGGLSHCLWVLSVTDNLAPCVPRQLCPPVALTLHPDSHTHCKSSYVYVFDGLPRFLGNGVVHSDHNLIGAFCGTTRTQPITVEATSGVISVYFEANVSSNKPQGFNASFWVRRCQRSSDEGEEGSPVCPGGAQCQSGLCQCPQGYRGPHCDRPMCPQDCGIAEGRGACNTSLGVCVCSDSWAGSDCSVPRDSNSLVWETLLDTQLTVNQAHRFLHRMGHSLVSGPQGNLWMYGGLSLSEGILGNVYRYSVLEHRWTQMLTSSVEEGSTPSPRYHHASALLTSHESGPGSHGASHDFMLVVGGVTQNGVAMDTWSLNLSSLVWREHKSSVLPPVAGHTLTVRRDSSVLLIGGYSPENGFNHHLLEFSPHSGNWTIAPHTGTPPTGLYGHSAVYHEQTDAIYVFGGYRFHVETVEPSGELYSLYYPNLTWSLLVPSQGNKPLSRFFHAAALIKDTMVIVGGRTEAEDYSNSVSLYQINCNTWIQPVSAIGDPVNRSVSLAMTSWGGRLYLSGGFNGVTLGRLLILTVPSDPCALLPTPEACNTTTGSCVWCRGGCASSDTAERMGCFTGQSPCSPTPRQPDQCRRLKTCSECLARHPKTFSSPSQPVLQCKWCTNCPEGACISSSVSCTSEHDCRINQREIFLSSNCTETSCEASDCPKCTASGKCMWTRQFKRTGETRRILSVNPTYDWTCFSYALLNVSPMQVESSPPLPCPPPCHSLHNCSLCLGSRGSDGGWQHCVWSMALQQCMSPSFMPLRCEAGQCGRLLSGGDSCSPQCSQLTQCSQCIARPQCGWCSVRGGNGAGRCLQGGLDGVSEGVCPLRNSSWSFLHCPEEDECANGHHHCNSTQDCHDLPQGYHCTCKQGYILSSISGQCEPVCAQGCVNGTCVSPGVCQCHFGFVGDNCSSQCSCNKHSNCASVNKPDVCLECHNNTIGKHCEKCKPLFVGSAKGGGTCRPCREFCRGNSAVCLSRDEHKKALENPRLFPLDPNSIQNWVSEGPTEENAVCVSCQNNSVGDKCESCLSGYFLLQGKCEKCQCNGHADTCNEHDGTGCPCQNNTETSSCLSSPQSDRKDCYRQQCAKCKDSFNGTPVNGRQCYRQFNVDTECCFDPTSQTNCFHDPTIRNLPKGRTVFFAAQPKFTNVDIRVTIDVTFGEVEVYVSNSHDTFIVDVDRYTGIHTIKIEEESGTRGTSTGADKDSPPSPIKVFANASSSLGGPVLSHNSPQTQAKTPGAEREIREERAEGLITYITVWKPQTVLIVRGVRDRVVITFPHEVHSLKSSRFYIALRGVGTDKRQGESQGLLFLRQDQAHIDLFVFFSVFFSCFFLFLSVCVLLWKVKQFLDFRREQRRHIQEMTKMASRPFAKLTIYLEPEEPQLIYLPSTGGGVGGSTVSLAHARTSKLGGVVVGQRARAGAVSYKHDPGSGPTAHHHHHLTLGGGGNSGQHLPLHYLNTHHYASTTAGTPASHHHHPSTYSGYQHFCRSDPFLSQLMGFSYSSFKVGPITLEPTDDGMAGVATVLFQLPGGVLAPNRACLGSALVTLRQNLQEYCGHGNGGGHPGAGAGRKGLLGHQHLTTMAM from the exons ATGCCAGTGATGgcctctcccctccctgtctCCGTCATCCTGGTGACTCTGCTGTTGGCTAAGTCGCCAGTGTGCCAGGCAGGGGACTGCAAAGGTCACAGGCAGGTGTTGAGGGGACCACCAGGCTATGTCACAGATGGCCCAGGAAACTACTCTGTCAATGGGAACTGCGAATGGCTTATTAAAG CTCCCAGCAATAGCCATCGCATTGTCCTGAATTTCACCTTCATGGACACAGAGTGTACCTACGATTACCTTTTTGTTTATGATGGTGACTCCTACCAGAGCCCCCTCCTAGCCAGTCTGAGCGGCAACACATTGCCACAGCCTATTGAAGCCAAGTCTGGGAAG ATGCTGCTTCATCTCTTCAGTGACGCTAATTACAACCTCCTGGGCTTCAATGCAACCTATACGTTCTCATTGTGCCCTGGAGCCTGTGGCGGTCACGGCCGCTGTGATTCCTCTACATCAAAGTGCCAGTGCCATCAGGACTGGGGAGGAGCAGCTTGTACAAGCCCTCTGTGCTCTAAGGAATGTTCTGTCAATGGCCAGTGTGACAAG AAAGGAGAACGCTGTCTGTGTAACCCAGGCTACCTGGGTCAGAGCTGCCAGCTTGGTCTCCACGATGACAACGGAGTGGGACAGTGGTGGCGTGTGAGTGAGGGGAACCCCTACACGCCTCCCAGGACAGGTTCTGCTGGTGTATATCTGTCCTCCACTGGAGCCATGTACTTGTTTGGAG GGTTTGATCTGAACAGAGCTCTTGGTGATTTGATCAAATACAATTTCACATCCAGTCAATGGGACAGCAGGTCTTATGGTCACTCTCCT GTCGCTCGTCATTCCCACACAGCTGTAGAATGGATGGGTAACATGGTTATCTTTGGAGGAGAGCTAGCTAACGGCTCCCTGGCCAATGATGTCTGGATGTATCGGCCACTTCATGATGACTGGCAACAGCTTGGCTTTTCAAATACACGTGGTGCTCCTAAACTGGCTAATCATGCTGCAGCTGTAGTAGACGATTATCTCTATGTATTTGGAG GTCGCACTGAGGAGGAtatgttttcctcttctctgtaTCGGTTCGGCCTGCGTGGCTCTGGACGGTGGGAGACAGTTCAACCCACTGGTGGGAAACCCCCGGCCACTGCTGGCCACTCCATGGTGTTCCACAGCCCATCCAGGACACTGCTGGTCTATGGAGGCCACCGGCCCACCACCGCCAG GTTTAGTGTGAGGGTGAACAACACCGACGTGTTCCACGTGGACAGGCGGTTTTGGACATCCTTCCGTTCCCGTTTCCCAGCAACAGGTCCCAGAGAGAGAGCTTTCCACTCAGCCACCGTCATTGGAAACTACATGGTGGTCTATG GGGGGAATGTGCATATTCACTACCAAGAGGAGAAGTGCTATGATGAGGAGATCTTCTTTTACCATCTGGGCTGTCACCAGTGGGTGTCTGCTGGGGAGAGATGGTCACTTC gtgGGGATTCTGTGCGGGGGCGTTACtctcatgttgctgctgtgatggAAGGGCGAGTGCTGCTTGTTGCTGGGGGTTACAGTGGTGTTGCCCGTGGAGACCTGGTGGCTTACAAAGTTCCACTCTTTGTCAGCAGTGATCAGGGCGACAGG GatgctgtgtgtgctgaggcACTAGATGAAAGTATGTGCCTCAAGAACCCAGAGTGCAGCTGGTGTGAAGGTCGCTGTCGAGAGTACCAACCCACTAATCCG TGTGGCAGTACTGGTTGCCTGGGCCTGGCACGCTTCCTGTCTGACTGCCAGTCCTGTCTAGTGTTCAGTGGCACTCCAGCTTTTCTGGCTCGTGCCCCTGGTGAATTTGGCTGGTGTGTTCAGAATGAATCCTGCCTACCAGTGTCAG AGCGAAGTGCGTGCCGTGTGGACCAGATCTCAGGGGCGTACGGCTGGTGGGGGGAGCGTACCCTTTTCCTAACCTCCCTCCACTCCTGTCGCACCGAGAACTATGTCCCGGGACTGCACCTGCTCACCTTCCAGCACCCCCGCAACGACTCCCAGCCTGACAAG GTTTCCATCCTCCGCAGCACCAACATCATCCTTAGCCCCACCACAGAAATGGACGTAGCCCTGCAGTTCAGGGGCTTCATCCACCCGTTGTGGGGGGCTCCCCCACCAGCACCCCCTCCCACTGAGACTGTCTCCATGTGGGCTCGCATCCAGAGGCTCCATTTTGAGGCTCGAATGGCATCAGGGCCCAACTCCAGCCAACTG GAGGTGGTGGGTCGTTGGGCAGCCCAGCAGGAAAAGGAGTTGAAGCTACTGGCTCGCACAGATGGAAGTAGACTGTTCTCTAACCTGACCAGAGGCAACCATTACCTCGTTCAGGCTGAGGGCTACCTCAACAACTCGGGTTCAGGACAGACCAGTGAGATGGCCCTGATCTGGAACAGAACATTGCCTGGAGGGAGT GAAATCTCCTTTTTGTTCTTGGAGCCCTACCGCTCAGGTTCCTGCTCTGGGTACATGTCCTGTCTGGCGTGTCTGTCCGACCAGTCTTGCGGCTGGTGCCCATCTTTGTCACGCTGCCTGCTGCGGGATGGCCCAGACCTGGAACTCTGTCCCGAGGGAGAGAAGGGTGAAGGCAAGGGAGAAGATGAGCGCCATCTGCTGTTGGCACCTCAGCAGTGCACATTGTGTGAAGAGTACAGAGACTGCTCTGCTTGTACTCAG GATCCTTACTGCGAGTGGCAGATAAACTCTAGCAAGAAAGGTGACTACCAGTGCAGTCGACGTGGAAGACTAGATGGATCCATACGTGACCCAAGGGGGTGTCCTAGAGTCTGCAACCA GAGGAAGACCTGTGGTGAGTGCCTCTCTAACTCCAGCCAGTGTGCATGGTGTGAGTCAGCCCAGGCCTGCTTCTATTTCGCTGCCTACCTCACAAAATACCCCTATGGAGAGTGCAGAGACTGGTACGACAG CGTTCATTCGGTGCCCCAGTGTAAGCAGTGTTCAGCTTTAAACACGTGCACAGACTGCCTGCGAACATTCCAGTGTGGCTGGTGTGGTGACTACAACAATCCCACAATTGGAAA ATGTCTGAGGGGAGACTGGGCAGGAATGGACGATCCCTCAGTGTATAACTGCAGTGTGGCTGTGGCTGAAGCACGGGCTGCCAA CCCTGAGCCCCAGACCTCGGCCCCACCTCGACCGCTGGAAATGGAGATGGAGCTGGAGCACTTGGATGATGAAGAGCAAGATGCAATCTGGTCCTACCCTACCTGTCCAGATGTCGAGGAATGCAGGCTGGGTCTTCACAACTGTCACCCCTTCGCCACTTGTATCAATACTCCCACCTCCTACGAGTGCCACTGTGAGAGAGGATACACTGGGGATGGCACATTGCACTGCAACCAGAC GTGCTACAATGAATGCCGTGAGGGTCAGTGTAGCGGGAGCCCACGGTTTGAGTGTGAGTGTTCCCTGGGCTGGACGTCTGACCCTGCCACCCTGGTTCTGAGTGGTGTTGAATGTGATGTGGACTGTGGCTGCAATTTCCATTCCACCTGTATTACTGCTCCAGGGATCTGTGACGAATGCCAGG aTTGGACTACAGGGCCTCACTGCGAGCACTGCCGCCCAGGTAGCTTTGGTTCAGCCCtggctggtggtggtggctgtGTTCCTTGTGAGTGTAATGGCCATGGCGACCCTCTCCGAGGCTACTGTCACAACCAGACAGGCCAATGCTACTGCACCCACAACACTCAGGGACCACACTGTGAGTCCTGCCTGCCTGGTTACTATGGAGACCCCAG GAACAATGGCACATGCTACCGCCAGTGCCAGGGCCGTTCTGTGCTGctctcctccacctcatccTCTGCCatacctctctcctcttctctcggATGGCGAAGTGGCacagaggggaagggaggaCTTTCTCATTGCCTGTGGgtcctgtctgtcactgacaaCCTGGCACCTTGTGTGCCCAGACAGCTGTGTCCACCTGTAGCCCTCACTCTACACCCAGACTCTCATACACATTGTAAA AGttcatatgtttatgtttttgatgGCCTTCCTCGTTTTCTGGGTAATGGAGTTGTACATTCAGATCACAATCTAATTGGAGCATTTTGTGGCACCACAAGGACTCAGCCTATCACAGTGGAGGCCACCTCAG GTGTGATCTCAGTGTATTTTGAGGCCAATGTTTCTTCGAACAAACCCCAAGGCTTCAATGCATCTTTTTGGGTGCGGCGGTGTCAACGGAGCTCTGACGAGGGTGAAGAGGGATCACCTGTGTGTCCAGGTGGAGCTCAGTGCCAAAGCGGGCTCTGCCAGTGCCCTCAGGGATATAGGGGACCCCACTGTGACCGGCCCATGTGCCCTCAGGATTGTGGAATAGCAGAAGGAAGAGGAGCTTGTAATACA tctctgggagtatgtgtgtgctcagaCAGCTGGGCCGGTTCAGACTGCTCTGTTCCTCGGGATTCAAACAGCTTGGTCTGGGAAACGCTGCTGGACACACAACTGACTGTG AACCAGGCCCACAGGTTCCTCCACAGGATGGGCCATTCCCTGGTGTCTGGACCACAGGGCAATCTCTGGATGTATGGAGGACTGTCTCTGTCAGagggcattctgggaaatgtctACAG ATATTCTGTGTTGGAGCATCGTTGGACCCAAATGTTGACAAGCTCTGTGGAAGAAGGCTCGACTCCTAGCCCTCGCTATCACCACGCCTCTGCACTGCTGACCAGTCACGAGTCTGGCCCTGGAAGCCACGGAGCCAGTCACGACTTCATGTTGGTGGTGGGCGGTGTCACTCAAAATGGTGTTGCCATGGATACTTGGAGTCTCAATCTCAGCAGTTTAGTTTGGAGAGAACACAAG AGTTCAGTGCTACCTCCTGTGGCGGGCCATACTCTGACTGTACGCAGAGACTCATCTGTGCTGTTAATTGGAGGTTACTCTCCAGAGAACGGCTTCAACCACCATCTGCTGGAGTTCAGCCCTCATTCTGGGAACTGGACCATTGCCCCACACACTGGCACACCACCTACAG GTTTATATGGCCATTCAGCAGTCTACCATGAGCAGACCGATGCCATCTATGTCTTTGGAGGCTACCGCTTCCACGTGGAGACAGTGGAGCCCTCAGGCGAGCTCTACAGTCTGTATTACCCCAACCTCACCTGGTCTCTGCTGGTCCCCTCGCAGGGTAATAAG CCCCTGTCCCGTTTCTTCCATGCTGCCGCCCTGATCAAAGACACCATGGTCATTGTCGGTGGGAGGACAGAAGCAGAAGACTACAGTaattctgtgtctctgtatcaGATCAACTGTAACACCTGGATACAACCAG TCTCAGCCATAGGAGATCCTGTAAATCGTTCAGTGTCTCTTGCCATGACAAGCTGGGGTGGCCGTCTCTACCTGTCAGGAGGATTTAATGGTGTCACACTGGGCAGACTCCTAATCCTGACTGTGCCGTCTGACCCCTGTGCCCTGCTGCCCACGCCAGAGGCCTGCAACACCACCACAGGAAGCTGCGTCTGGTGTAGGGGAGGCTGTGCTTCTTCTGATACTGCTGAGAG AATGGGCTGTTTCACTGGCCAGTCTCCCTGTTCCCCAACCCCTCGTCAGCCAGACCAGTGCCGCAGACTGAAGACCTGCAGTGAATGTCTGGCCCGACACCCTAAGACATTTTCAAGTCCATCACAG CCTGTTCTACAGTGTAAGTGGTGCACAAACTGTCCAGAGGGGGCCTGTATCAGCAGCTCTGTTAGCTGTACGTCTGAGCATGACTGTCGGATCAACCAGAGAGAGATCTTTCTGTCCAGCAACTGCACTGAGACCAGCTGTGAGGCTTCTGACTGCCCCAAGTGTACCGCTTCTGGAAAATGCATGTGGACTCGCCAGTTCAAACGGACTG GTGAGACAAGACGCATCCTGAGTGTGAATCCCACCTATGACTGGACGTGTTTCAGCTACGCCCTGCTCAACGTCTCACCCATGCAGGTGGAGTCTTCTCCCCCTCTGCCGTGCCCTCCACCTTGCCACAGTCTCCATAACTGTAGCCTCTGTCTGGGTTCGAGAGGTTCTGATGGGGGCTGGCAGCACTGTGTGTGGAGCATGGCACTGCAGCAG TGCATGAGCCCATCTTTCATGCCGCTGCGATGCGAAGCAGGCCAGTGTGGTCGTCTGCTCTCTGGGGGAGACTCTTGCTCTCCCCAGTGCTCCCAGCTCACTCAGTGCTCCCAGTGCATTGCCAGGCCTCAGTGTGGCTGGTGTTCTGTTCGTGGGGGCAATGGGGCTGGACGCTGCCTGCAAGGAGGACTTGATG GGGTGAGTGAGGGCGTTTGCCCACTTAGAAACAGCAGCTGGTCTTTCCTCCACTGTCCAGAGGAGGATGAGTGTGCTAACGGCCATCACCACTGCAACAGCACCCAGGACTGCCATGACCTACCCCAAGGATACCACTGCACCTGCAAACAGGGTTACATACTCAGCAG CATTTCTGGTCAGTGTGAGCCAGTGTGTGCACAAGGCTGTGTGAACGGGACATGTGTGTCCCCAGGAGTTTGCCAGTGTCACTTTGGCTTTGTTGGGGATAACTGCTCTTCTCAGTGCAGctgcaacaaacacagcaactgtGCCAGTGTTAACAAACCGGATGTTTGTCTTGAATGCCACAATAACACCATA GGTAAGCACTGTGAGAAGTGCAAGCCACTGTTCGTGGGCTCTGCCAAGGGTGGCGGCACTTGTCGTCCGTGTCGGGAGTTTTGCAGGGGAaacagtgctgtgtgtctgtcccgGGATGAACATAAGAAGGCCCTTGAAAACCCACGGCTCTTTCCTCTCGACCCCAACAGT ATTCAGAACTGGGTGTCTGAGGGTCCAACAGAAGagaatgctgtgtgtgtcagttgcCAGAACAACAGTGTGGGGGACAAGTGTGAGAGCTGTCTCAGTGGCTACTTCCTGCTGCAGGGGAAGTGCGAGAA GTGTCAGTGTAATGGCCATGCAGACACGTGCAATGAACACGATGGCACAGGTTGCCCCTGCCAGAACAACACAGAGACCTCCTCCTGTCTGAGCAGCCCCCAGAGTGACCGGAAAGACTGCTACAGACAACAG TGTGCCAAGTGCAAAGACTCCTTCAATGGCACACCGGTGAATGGGCGTCAGTGCTACCGTCAGTTCAACGTGGATACCGAGTGCTGCTTTGACCCCACATCCCAGACCAACTGCTTCCATGATCCCACCATTCGCAACCTGCCAAAGGGACGCACCGTGTTCTTCGCTGCCCAGCCAAAGTTCACCAATGTAGACATTCGTGTCACCATTGATGTTACCTTTGGTGAGGTTGAGGTGTATGTGTCAAACTCTCATGACACCTTCATTGTGGACGTGGACCGGTACACAGGGATTCACACCATCAAGATCGAGGAGGAGTCAGGAACTCGGGGGACATCAACTGGGGCAGATAAGGATTCACCTCCGTCCCCTATTAAGGTGTTTGCCAATGCTTCATCCAGTCTCGGGGGTCCGGTGCTCTCCCACAACTCACCGCAGACGCAGGCAAAAACTCCAGGAGCTGAAAGAGAAATTAGGGAGGAGCGGGCCGAAGGACTCATCACCTACATCACTGTGTGGAAACCCCAGACAGTGCTGATTGTCCGTGGTGTTCGAGATCGTGTGGTCATCACCTTCCCTCATGAGGTGCACTCCCTGAAATCCAGCCGCTTCTACATCGCTCTGAGAGGTGTGGGAACTGACAAGAGACAGGGAGAGTCCCAGGGTCTGCTGTTTCTGCGACAGGACCAAGCTCACATCGATCTTTTTGTGTTCTTCTCAGTTTTCTTCTCctgctttttcctcttcctgtctgtctgtgtcctcctGTGGAAGGTCAAGCAGTTCTTGGATTTCCGTCGGGAGCAGCGTCGCCACATTCAGGAAATGACCAAGATGGCATCAAGGCCCTTTGCTAAACTCACGATATATCTTGAACCAGAGGAGCCTCAGCTCATCTACCTGCCTTCAActggtggaggggtggggggcagcACTGTATCGCTTGCACATGCCCGCACAAGCAAGTTAGGAGGTGTGGTGGTGGGCCAGAGGGCCAGGGCAGGAGCTGTGTCCTACAAACATGACCCAGGCTCCGGACCCACGgcccaccacca